gggggggctgaaccctctatcatgctatgtttcttatggttatgtataactttgcaaaaaaagtgggggggggggggggctaagcccccctagcccccccggttccgacgcctatgaaatATACATCAAATTGATGGAAATTTCGGAAAAAGACCTTTTAATGCCACCCAATTGCTTTAGTATAAACTATACGATTGCAAGGGATAAAGAACTTCAGTTTATCGTCTTTTTTCACTAATTGTTTAGCTAGAATTCAGACAAAGTgactaaatatcaagtactttttacACACTAACTGATgtaaacagttctaaaatatgtacacagaaTCACTGTAGGAGAcatttcacagtaatttgaCTTTCAGTTAGAAATGACccgatttttttccaaaaaaatcaagaatggagGGAATATgcgaatgttgacatcttgaaatgtaaacaaaagatgagaaatgaagaattaattataatttcccTGTGTTTGTTAGGTTTTTGAAACATATGATCAATGAGAAGCGTTAGAATGACGTTGCGgtaagtttgcggttgcgccgggtcactGGGCGATGGCAATTTGGTCAGCTTACAAGGAATGATCTAATCATGCTCTGGACAATAAAgtttttacattgataaactctatcctggtatacgttttggtgaaatttcaaggatTTATCTTTTTCCCCAAGGAAATAAGAGTAAATGTCTccataatttccgaacaaccctcgtaatgTTATGAGACCTAAGCTATCTCCATGGACTAATGCCTACGAAAAAAAAGGTTAAGCTTTATCAAACTCGTTTTAAAGTAAAGCGAATCAATGTCTGGAAGGAAAGAAAAGAATCAGATCAGTTGAAACCGAAATAAGATTAATACCAAATGTGAATCCCCTGGCAATGAGAAGAACTTTTATTATTAAAGTATATGCCTCCAGCAATAATACAACAGCACAACTCTAACGGCAGCTAGATATTCACTTATTTAGTCAGCTTGTTTTGACCTGTTTTCTTACAAACTCGTTCCATAGCATGGCGAATCAATGTATGGATATCGGGAAATAGGATCAGAGCAGACAAGACCGAAATAAGACCAACTCCAAGTACAAATCCTATGGCACGTGATGTCATACGTTCATCTTCTGCGCATGTTTTACTGCGGTGATACTGTGACGTAGTGTTCACTGGTATTGTTAAGTTTGTCTTAATTGCGTTTATTTTCTGCTGAATCTCTTCTGTCTCGTTGATCAACAGATATTCTTTAGATGTACTGATCCCactagaaatacatgtacctacaagaatttaaattcaatattaattattgtaCCATCACTTATTGTAGTGTAACTAATTATCATTACGACGATGATCGTCTTAAAAGTCTTGCTTTTAGTAAATGTTTTAGGTAAAATCTCGACAGTCAAGAATTACGTTTCCATCCCTGTTTCGACGAATTCTTACAAAAAACTTCTTATCCAAAAATTACAATTGCATTAGATATCACGGAGAACAGATTTATTCATCAACACGTTATGTACTTATCCGGAGAAATTAGAGGAACGAAAACAGTTATCTTGCGGAGATTCATAATAAAAAGTTAACATTTATATTATTCGTCGAAGAATGAACtagaatagaaaaaaagaaagataaaatctCCAAACAGCATTGGCTTTGATTTACGTTCACGTGTATTCTTTTGGCTAAAATTGGACCAAATGCTAAGGAAGCTTCAAGTGCAATGTCGATATTGTTTAAAAGGCATAAATGCTAGTGATTCTTAGGATGTTTTCTGGCAGTtgttaattattaatattagATACTAATTATGACAAATCACATATAAACTGAAATACAAGTGAAGaacgttttattttttgacaaacTTACCTTTTTCTACAAATACTGCCATAAAATCAGCCGTagctaaaaaaattaatttcatgaaCGTCAgcaatatatttattcaaaaggTACTTGTAATTAAGTTtattattaagatatttttaaaattgattttatctaTTAAAATGTGGTGTAGATTTGTAGGTGTGGTGTAGatatatatctacatttttTGGGAGGAAATCCTATCGATAACTTACTTCCAGGCATCAACGAATATGATGGTGTATTAACGAAATAAACAGCGGTTGTAGGTAGTGATTCCATTGAACAAGGTCCAGGTCCATCGACGATGAGGGTCCAACCCAGATCTCCTGAGCACCCGTAATATCCCTCGTTAACGTAAAAATGTCGGTGAATTGATGAAGTGCTTACTGTATCACTGTAATAAAGCAAGAAGTTCAGGTATTAGTATAGTTATACAATATAGCGAATTTACACTTAGTGGTTTCaaagtttgaatatttttggtttaaaaaagatatatgataattaaaaaaattatattcttgAGGCCTTCCCCAAATAGTCAGTTCCTATGAAATATCCCTAGTAATTTGTCCCAAGATCCTATATTAAAGCTGCTCGTCAATGGTATTGTCCGCCATATTTGTCTTTGCTGCTATTCCTACAACCCCTATATATTATAAGCCGCACGCCTCTTAAAGGTTAGACGACACGATCCCCGATCATCTTTTTTTATCTCTTCCTCTTAAATAaagaattcaaatgaaaattagaggtactgtgagcaagctcttaaataatacccccccccccccgctaaaaaaaagtaagaactcaaatatttttctataataaaaATTGATGGATCCATCTATTTAACCGTCCATGTTCTATCAATAACAActgctttttttaaatgttaaatgatAATG
This portion of the Magallana gigas chromosome 7, xbMagGiga1.1, whole genome shotgun sequence genome encodes:
- the LOC105334217 gene encoding uncharacterized protein translates to MDDMHSNGVTKIRVSYYFGGVEAQYFVFDAVGATKTGWFSRNRLLETSYDIAALATAVGKWGEYFNIEGDTVSTSSIHRHFYVNEGYYGCSGDLGWTLIVDGPGPCSMESLPTTAVYFVNTPSYSLMPGTTADFMAVFVEKGTCISSGISTSKEYLLINETEEIQQKINAIKTNLTIPVNTTSQYHRSKTCAEDERMTSRAIGFVLGVGLISVLSALILFPDIHTLIRHAMERVCKKTGQNKLTK